A single genomic interval of Fibrobacter sp. UWB4 harbors:
- a CDS encoding diaminopimelate dehydrogenase translates to MAKIAILGYGNLGRGVECAVKQAPDMELVAVFTRRDPSTVKIQTAGVPVLNVSEMEAWKDKVDVLIICGGSATDLPVLTPKYASMFNVIDSFDTHTKIPQHFAAVDAAAKGANKIAMISVGWDPGMFSLNRVYAQSILPEGKDYTFWGKGVSQGHSDAVRRIKGVKNAKQYTCPVESALEAVRSGSMPELTTRQKHTRLVYVVAEEGADKAYIENAIKTMPNYFDEYDTTVNFISEEEFNKNHSGLAHGGFVIRTGKTGMNKEHTHVIEYSLKLDSNPEFTTSVLVAYARAALRMKANGQTGCKTVLDVPPAYLSTLSDEDLRAHCL, encoded by the coding sequence ATGGCAAAGATTGCTATTCTCGGTTACGGTAACCTCGGTCGCGGTGTGGAATGCGCTGTGAAGCAGGCTCCGGATATGGAACTCGTCGCTGTTTTCACGCGTCGCGATCCGTCGACGGTGAAGATCCAGACGGCTGGTGTTCCGGTGTTGAACGTCTCTGAAATGGAAGCATGGAAGGACAAGGTTGACGTGCTCATCATTTGCGGTGGCTCTGCTACGGATCTGCCGGTGCTCACTCCGAAGTACGCTTCTATGTTCAACGTGATCGACTCCTTCGACACGCACACTAAGATTCCGCAGCACTTCGCTGCTGTTGACGCTGCAGCCAAGGGCGCAAACAAGATTGCTATGATCTCTGTCGGTTGGGACCCGGGTATGTTCAGCTTGAACCGCGTGTATGCTCAGTCCATCCTTCCGGAAGGCAAGGACTACACGTTCTGGGGCAAGGGTGTTTCTCAGGGCCACAGCGATGCTGTTCGCCGCATCAAGGGTGTGAAGAACGCCAAGCAGTACACCTGCCCGGTGGAATCTGCTCTCGAAGCCGTGCGTAGCGGTTCCATGCCGGAACTCACGACTCGCCAGAAGCACACTCGTCTCGTTTACGTTGTTGCAGAAGAAGGTGCAGACAAGGCTTACATCGAAAACGCCATCAAGACGATGCCGAACTACTTCGATGAATACGACACCACGGTCAACTTCATCAGCGAAGAAGAATTCAACAAGAACCACAGCGGCCTCGCTCACGGTGGTTTCGTGATCCGTACCGGCAAGACCGGCATGAACAAGGAACACACGCACGTGATCGAATACAGCCTGAAGCTCGATTCCAACCCGGAATTCACGACGAGCGTTCTCGTGGCTTACGCCCGCGCCGCTCTCCGCATGAAGGCTAACGGCCAGACCGGTTGCAAGACTGTTCTCGACGTTCCGCCTGCATACCTCAGCACCTTGAGCGACGAAGACCTCCGCGCTCATTGCTTGTAA